A stretch of Pirellulales bacterium DNA encodes these proteins:
- a CDS encoding AAA family ATPase, which translates to MPALFERERPTTLDGVVGQPLTVKRLTALKERGWGGRAYWISGLSGTGKTTIAKIIASDVASEFATTETSVSRFTPKALKDWEDSLCCRCIDGKGHALIVNEAHGLRNATITDFLDVLERLPEYAVVIFTTTNEGQEALFEDCMDTAPLLSRCIRLELLSNGKELELAFALEARRIAQKHGLDGKPIGAYVELVRQCKHNMRAVLQAIDSGCMAD; encoded by the coding sequence ATGCCTGCATTATTTGAGCGGGAACGGCCAACTACGCTTGACGGCGTGGTTGGTCAGCCCCTCACGGTCAAGAGACTAACCGCGCTCAAAGAGCGCGGGTGGGGTGGTAGAGCGTACTGGATTAGCGGATTGTCCGGCACGGGCAAGACTACCATAGCCAAGATTATTGCCAGTGATGTGGCAAGCGAGTTTGCCACCACAGAAACTAGCGTTTCACGGTTTACGCCTAAGGCGTTAAAGGACTGGGAAGACTCATTGTGTTGCCGCTGCATTGACGGTAAGGGACACGCGTTAATTGTGAATGAGGCGCATGGGCTGCGCAATGCCACTATAACGGATTTTCTTGACGTACTAGAGCGTTTACCAGAGTATGCCGTGGTGATTTTTACAACCACGAATGAGGGGCAGGAGGCTCTGTTTGAGGATTGCATGGACACTGCGCCACTGTTGTCACGTTGTATCCGGCTAGAGTTACTCTCTAACGGCAAGGAGTTGGAGTTAGCGTTTGCGTTGGAAGCAAGGCGGATAGCGCAGAAGCACGGGTTGGACGGTAAGCCGATAGGGGCCTATGTGGAATTGGTGCGACAGTGCAAGCATAACATGCGTGCTGTGCTGCAAGCGATAGATAGCGGGTGCATGGCGGACTAG
- a CDS encoding AAA family ATPase, giving the protein MFTLSRGRVDTQLSLDLHADAPGWVYNQIERECCKCGVIMPPNEKVKPSGRSPSGDMTWQHFYPCEAPKRKPRPAKVEVVVPPVKSTERRHKLLPKLLRKLAAGLNVMLVGPAGSGKTTLAAQAAQELGLEFSFISCSAGMSEGQLLGRLLPVEAGGTFGYVPAQFVQAYEQGGMFLLDEFDAADGNTCTVLNAALAGKFMALPNRTDKPLANKHANFKVIAAANTFGLGADRMYAGRNQLDAATLNRFTCATLECDYDRELEADLVPDSVVRDTCWKLRDLVRERKFRQIVGTRDMLAAQACRNVGEAYREIFADLLVAWSADERKAAASILEKLPC; this is encoded by the coding sequence ATGTTCACGTTAAGTCGTGGGCGTGTGGATACCCAGCTTTCGCTGGACCTGCACGCCGACGCGCCGGGTTGGGTCTACAACCAGATAGAGCGCGAGTGTTGTAAGTGTGGGGTGATTATGCCCCCCAATGAGAAAGTAAAGCCCTCCGGGCGTTCGCCTAGTGGCGATATGACCTGGCAACATTTTTACCCGTGTGAAGCCCCGAAGCGTAAGCCCCGGCCCGCGAAGGTGGAAGTGGTAGTGCCGCCGGTGAAGTCTACGGAACGGCGCCACAAACTGTTGCCCAAACTGCTGCGTAAGCTGGCGGCGGGGTTAAATGTGATGCTCGTGGGGCCTGCGGGCAGCGGTAAGACGACGCTGGCCGCCCAAGCCGCCCAAGAGTTAGGGCTAGAGTTTAGTTTTATTAGTTGCTCCGCCGGTATGAGTGAGGGACAACTGTTGGGGCGGCTGTTGCCCGTGGAAGCGGGGGGCACTTTTGGCTATGTGCCAGCACAGTTTGTGCAAGCGTATGAGCAAGGGGGAATGTTCCTGCTCGACGAGTTCGACGCCGCGGACGGAAACACGTGTACCGTGTTAAATGCGGCGTTAGCCGGGAAGTTTATGGCGTTGCCTAACCGTACCGATAAGCCCCTGGCCAACAAACACGCCAACTTTAAGGTGATCGCGGCGGCGAACACGTTTGGCCTCGGGGCGGATCGGATGTACGCCGGCCGCAATCAGCTCGACGCTGCCACGCTAAACCGTTTCACGTGTGCCACCCTGGAATGTGACTACGACCGCGAATTGGAAGCGGATTTAGTGCCGGATTCCGTAGTGCGGGATACCTGCTGGAAACTGCGGGACTTGGTGCGGGAACGCAAGTTTCGGCAGATTGTCGGTACCCGCGATATGCTGGCCGCCCAGGCGTGCCGCAACGTGGGGGAAGCGTACCGCGAGATTTTCGCTGACCTGCTGGTGGCCTGGTCGGCTGATGAACGCAAAGCCGCCGCCTCGATCTTGGAGAAATTGCCATGCTAG
- a CDS encoding helix-turn-helix transcriptional regulator, translating into MSKSHPTLSDQLRTVIDNSGLSHYRICKLTGITQPSMSRFMNGIGGLSLENLDKLAQILQIVITTKTIGSK; encoded by the coding sequence ATGAGCAAGTCACATCCCACACTGAGCGACCAACTGCGAACCGTAATCGACAATTCGGGTTTGTCGCATTATCGCATTTGTAAATTGACGGGCATCACGCAACCCAGCATGAGCCGGTTTATGAATGGCATCGGCGGGCTAAGTCTGGAAAACCTCGACAAGCTAGCCCAGATACTACAGATAGTCATAACTACGAAAACCATAGGGAGCAAGTAA
- a CDS encoding tyrosine-type recombinase/integrase yields the protein MASIYKVGGGKCPIKGVKFFAGEGADRKERRIQLGPITTEQAREFARRIEQLQSLVKMGQPPGPELADWVAKLDDDMHAKLVKHGICEPRPIVILAPTLKAWTETYIAAKSKKAAPATMTRVRTTVYYLLGYFGENVRIDAITREMADLWDTWLRKQKSGKRSKDRMSEATGNLHCRQVKAIFNYAVKEDHLIKNPFRGLASGSDAAVRERYVTQEETARIISQLPNAQWRLLFGLARYAGLRCPSETHKLVWGNMHWHDGTLKVFGKKTKNWRTVPIDNRLLPLLEQAFEQAPEGQEKIISLSRNNLHRNIEQAIIAAGINPWDDLLQVLRQSCETELLARGVPIYATARIIGHSVKVTEKHYAMIPGQLMDQIRASGQLVNLQKSEISEPAGQDNIDSEHLSPKSFTKSFTPKAGKGQKPTETGNEKLDKKNPAKPDLRRENAGFCELSPAGLEPTTHGLKERCSPEVYTTSILWYSAKARWEAQE from the coding sequence ATGGCCAGTATCTACAAAGTGGGCGGTGGCAAGTGCCCCATTAAGGGCGTCAAATTTTTTGCCGGTGAAGGGGCCGACCGCAAGGAGCGGCGGATACAACTAGGGCCGATAACGACCGAACAAGCGCGCGAGTTTGCGCGACGCATCGAACAACTGCAATCGCTGGTCAAGATGGGTCAACCCCCTGGACCGGAACTAGCCGACTGGGTGGCCAAGCTGGACGATGATATGCACGCCAAATTGGTCAAGCATGGGATTTGTGAACCGCGGCCAATTGTTATATTGGCCCCCACGTTAAAAGCATGGACCGAAACCTATATCGCGGCCAAGTCCAAAAAAGCGGCCCCCGCAACGATGACGCGGGTCAGGACCACGGTTTATTATTTGCTTGGCTACTTTGGTGAAAACGTCCGCATTGACGCCATTACCCGCGAAATGGCTGACCTTTGGGATACCTGGTTGCGGAAACAAAAGAGCGGTAAACGGTCAAAGGACCGAATGAGCGAAGCGACCGGCAACCTGCATTGCCGACAGGTCAAGGCGATTTTTAACTACGCGGTCAAAGAGGATCATCTTATAAAAAACCCGTTCCGTGGTCTGGCATCGGGGAGTGATGCCGCGGTGCGGGAGCGGTACGTTACCCAGGAGGAAACGGCCCGCATTATATCCCAGCTACCTAATGCCCAGTGGCGGTTGCTCTTTGGTCTGGCCCGCTACGCTGGTCTGCGGTGCCCTTCCGAGACGCATAAGCTAGTCTGGGGAAACATGCACTGGCATGATGGCACGCTCAAGGTTTTTGGCAAGAAAACCAAAAACTGGCGGACGGTGCCGATTGATAATCGCTTGCTCCCCCTCCTGGAACAAGCCTTTGAACAAGCCCCGGAGGGCCAAGAAAAGATTATCTCTCTGAGCCGAAACAATCTGCATCGCAATATCGAGCAGGCCATTATCGCGGCGGGCATCAACCCGTGGGATGACCTGTTACAAGTTCTGAGACAATCTTGCGAGACCGAATTACTAGCCCGTGGCGTGCCGATTTATGCGACGGCCCGGATCATCGGCCACAGTGTCAAGGTCACGGAAAAGCATTATGCCATGATCCCAGGCCAACTAATGGACCAGATTAGGGCCAGCGGCCAACTGGTAAACCTGCAAAAATCAGAAATCAGCGAACCGGCGGGGCAGGATAATATTGATAGTGAACATCTGTCCCCAAAAAGCTTCACAAAAAGCTTCACTCCAAAGGCCGGAAAGGGCCAGAAACCGACGGAAACAGGGAATGAAAAGCTTGACAAAAAAAACCCCGCAAAACCCGATTTGAGACGGGAAAATGCGGGGTTTTGTGAACTGAGCCCGGCGGGACTTGAACCCACGACCCACGGATTAAAAGAGCGATGCTCCCCAGAAGTATATACCACATCTATTCTTTGGTATTCGGCAAAGGCAAGATGGGAGGCTCAGGAATAA
- a CDS encoding DUF3987 domain-containing protein — protein MDLANSPGELLDPPELAFESEKVVIAAGILETDRAIKTEILGQIVADHFHDGDYRIIASNMIALWSRTGALDLTLLVGELKQAGIAQPELVIAKAARTDADTHNWREHLTRVNEAHERFEKFFAAKKLLYAIKFSEPLEHHLAVILRTEADNQNHDSRQADDDPPEPMAVSAFHGLAGEIVYEIEPHTEACREGLLMQLLAAFGSCINRTAHFCAEADEHYCNQFLCLVGDTSKGRKGTSWGQIRRLFRMVDEPFADTRCPTGLSSGEGLIHQVRDAIYKPDKKGDLVMVDEGIDDKRLLVIESEFGGTLRSIAREKNTLSAVMRDAWDSKPILQTLTKNSPTKATAAHIAIVGHITRTELRELLSNCDIANGLANRFLWCRVYRSKFLPEGGTLETESLAVMANSLERSIEFARGRGEVRRDQQARELWHHVYPSLSNGRPGAWGMATGRAEAQVMRLAVVLAMICRSPIITREILTAALAIWDYCDQSARYVFGFSTGSRTADRIINELRQRQGMTRSEIYGIFKGRVPAAELNRCMGTLEGMGLATKLSVPTSGRPQECWRAA, from the coding sequence ATGGACCTTGCGAATTCACCAGGTGAATTGCTAGACCCGCCCGAGCTAGCTTTTGAAAGTGAAAAGGTGGTCATTGCCGCGGGCATCCTGGAGACTGACCGAGCGATTAAAACCGAGATTCTCGGGCAAATTGTGGCCGACCATTTTCATGACGGTGATTACCGAATTATCGCCAGCAACATGATTGCCCTTTGGTCAAGAACCGGGGCCTTAGATTTAACCTTGCTGGTCGGCGAACTAAAACAGGCGGGCATCGCGCAACCCGAGCTAGTAATAGCCAAGGCGGCCCGTACAGACGCCGATACACACAACTGGCGGGAACATTTAACCCGCGTGAATGAAGCCCATGAACGGTTTGAAAAGTTTTTTGCGGCAAAGAAACTACTCTACGCAATCAAGTTTAGCGAACCCCTGGAACATCATTTAGCGGTCATTCTACGCACCGAAGCCGACAACCAAAACCACGACTCGCGCCAGGCGGACGATGATCCACCCGAGCCTATGGCAGTGTCGGCGTTTCATGGTCTAGCGGGTGAGATTGTGTATGAAATAGAACCGCATACCGAAGCTTGCCGGGAAGGTTTACTAATGCAGTTGCTGGCGGCGTTTGGAAGCTGCATTAACCGAACCGCTCATTTTTGTGCAGAAGCCGATGAGCATTATTGCAATCAATTTCTCTGTCTTGTGGGCGATACCAGCAAGGGCCGCAAAGGAACATCATGGGGACAGATACGGCGACTGTTCCGCATGGTCGATGAACCGTTTGCCGATACGCGGTGCCCCACAGGTTTAAGCAGCGGTGAGGGCCTAATTCACCAAGTGCGGGACGCAATCTATAAGCCCGATAAAAAGGGTGATTTGGTAATGGTCGATGAGGGGATCGACGATAAGCGGTTATTGGTTATTGAATCAGAATTTGGGGGGACGCTACGCAGCATTGCCCGCGAGAAAAACACGTTGTCCGCGGTGATGCGGGACGCATGGGACAGCAAGCCGATCTTGCAAACTCTCACCAAGAACTCCCCCACCAAAGCGACAGCGGCCCATATCGCAATCGTGGGGCACATCACGCGGACCGAGTTGCGGGAGCTTTTATCCAATTGCGACATAGCCAATGGTCTGGCTAATCGCTTTCTATGGTGCCGAGTTTATCGGTCAAAGTTTTTGCCCGAGGGGGGAACCCTGGAAACCGAAAGTCTGGCGGTGATGGCCAACAGTTTGGAACGGTCGATTGAATTTGCCCGTGGTCGGGGGGAAGTCCGTCGCGACCAACAGGCACGCGAGCTATGGCATCATGTTTACCCAAGTTTGAGCAATGGTCGGCCCGGAGCATGGGGCATGGCGACGGGCCGGGCAGAGGCCCAGGTGATGCGTCTGGCGGTGGTACTGGCCATGATTTGCCGTAGCCCGATAATCACGCGCGAGATTCTCACAGCGGCATTGGCGATCTGGGATTATTGCGACCAGTCGGCCCGCTATGTGTTCGGTTTTTCCACAGGGAGCCGAACCGCCGACCGGATCATCAATGAGCTGCGACAACGACAAGGCATGACCCGTTCCGAGATATATGGAATTTTTAAAGGCAGGGTGCCAGCGGCGGAATTGAACCGTTGCATGGGCACGTTAGAGGGCATGGGACTAGCCACAAAGCTGTCAGTGCCAACTAGCGGGAGACCGCAAGAGTGTTGGCGGGCCGCATAA